A single genomic interval of Spirosoma linguale DSM 74 harbors:
- a CDS encoding TonB-dependent receptor plug (PFAM: TonB-dependent receptor plug~KEGG: hypothetical protein) gives MKVLYYLLLTTSLSLNGLAQSTFFLSGYVRDAAGQPLSGSSLLVLDTGYGTITDSLGYYRLPIPKGLQTIQFSHQGFETQQPSLTIRANTTLSVSLVERISLLREATVTGNQPGQAVSSNTVGLTTLSVRALRTLPVLLGELDVMRSVQLLPGVSSVGEASSGFNVRGGSADQNLMLLDEVPLFNAQHLLGFLSVFNPDVVQDMSFYRGTAPAGYGGRTASVLQVRLRDANATKPELVIGLGLLSSRLKLEAPLIRQKLTVYIAGRLSTVNPLLALFPVRALTGVRGGFHDLTARIDYRPNARNKISLTAFSSADRFTLPGDSLRQVELSGSSSTFSWQTRSLTLHWSHYLSARWQAQSSIVWSRYRAMVSTPDSASAYRLTSGIDYTHVKTNFTYTPNDHWHTDMGIIGIRYGVTAGQLDALGASSQINPVSLPNEQALESALYTHTDLTLSKQWSMQAGLRVSGMARLGPDITYRYRPGQTPSSETLLDSVETSSGRFSTTFGNVEPRLSVRWAPGERYSFKLGIGRMVQYLQLLSNTTASLPADRWKIADTHLRLQIADQVSLGYFHYLPKAAVEVSIEGFYKRLTGVNDFRGNVPLLLNPYPETAVLQGNGFARGLEVFIRRSSGLLTGWLSYTFSQTRYLIAGASPSETVNNGQYYPAGHDRPHVLNAVLNYKLNSRVSLSLNGIYNSGRPVTYPVAKIYVGNRIVPYYTDRNQSRLPDYLRADISLTISNPRGSGRRFESDWNFSLYNMLGRRNAYSIYVQTTPRYADYYNIVTAYKFSVLGAVIPSISYTIRL, from the coding sequence ATGAAGGTTCTTTACTATCTCCTTTTAACAACATCCCTTTCTCTTAACGGCCTGGCTCAGTCCACGTTTTTCCTGAGCGGTTATGTACGCGATGCCGCCGGACAGCCGTTATCCGGCTCATCGCTACTGGTACTGGACACGGGCTATGGAACGATCACTGATTCGTTGGGTTACTATCGGCTTCCGATTCCCAAAGGGCTACAAACAATTCAGTTCTCTCACCAGGGCTTTGAAACCCAACAACCCAGCCTGACCATCCGGGCAAACACCACCCTGAGTGTTTCTCTGGTAGAGCGAATCTCCCTCTTGCGGGAAGCTACAGTGACAGGTAATCAACCCGGTCAGGCGGTAAGTAGCAATACCGTTGGCCTAACCACCCTTTCTGTACGTGCTCTGCGAACATTACCGGTACTGCTGGGCGAACTGGACGTCATGCGTTCGGTTCAACTACTGCCGGGCGTAAGTAGTGTTGGGGAGGCTTCTTCCGGTTTTAACGTGCGTGGGGGCAGTGCTGATCAAAACCTGATGCTGCTCGATGAAGTACCCTTATTCAATGCACAACATCTTTTAGGCTTCTTGTCGGTGTTTAACCCCGATGTAGTGCAGGACATGTCGTTCTATCGAGGAACAGCCCCGGCCGGTTACGGAGGCCGGACGGCCTCTGTACTTCAGGTTCGGCTTCGCGATGCCAATGCCACAAAACCGGAGTTGGTTATAGGGTTGGGGCTGTTAAGTAGCCGACTCAAGCTGGAAGCTCCCCTGATTCGCCAGAAGTTGACCGTCTACATAGCAGGTCGACTCTCTACGGTTAATCCCTTACTGGCCCTGTTCCCGGTTCGGGCATTGACAGGCGTACGGGGTGGTTTTCACGACCTGACGGCCCGTATCGATTACCGGCCCAATGCCCGCAATAAAATATCACTGACCGCTTTCAGCAGCGCCGATCGCTTTACATTGCCGGGTGACTCGCTACGTCAAGTGGAACTCAGCGGCTCGTCGTCTACCTTTAGCTGGCAGACCCGCTCCCTGACGCTACATTGGTCACATTACCTGTCGGCTCGCTGGCAGGCTCAAAGCAGCATTGTCTGGAGCCGCTACCGGGCAATGGTGAGCACACCCGACTCGGCCAGTGCCTACCGGTTAACCTCCGGCATCGATTATACACACGTTAAAACCAATTTCACGTACACTCCTAATGACCATTGGCATACCGATATGGGGATTATTGGCATACGATATGGGGTGACGGCGGGGCAGCTTGATGCTTTGGGAGCTTCCTCCCAGATCAATCCTGTTTCGCTCCCTAACGAACAGGCTCTGGAAAGCGCACTCTACACCCATACTGACCTGACACTAAGCAAGCAGTGGTCGATGCAGGCGGGTTTGCGGGTGTCGGGGATGGCCCGACTGGGGCCCGACATAACCTACCGCTACCGTCCGGGGCAAACTCCCTCTTCCGAAACGCTTCTGGACTCGGTCGAAACCTCCAGCGGTCGATTCTCGACGACATTCGGCAACGTTGAGCCCCGACTGTCGGTCCGTTGGGCACCCGGCGAACGCTACTCGTTCAAGTTGGGTATCGGTCGCATGGTGCAGTACCTACAATTGCTTTCCAATACAACGGCCTCCCTGCCAGCCGATCGCTGGAAAATAGCCGATACGCATTTACGTTTACAAATCGCGGATCAAGTGTCTCTGGGGTATTTCCACTACCTGCCAAAGGCCGCTGTTGAAGTATCTATTGAAGGGTTTTATAAACGGCTGACCGGTGTTAATGACTTTCGGGGAAACGTGCCCTTACTGCTGAACCCTTACCCCGAAACTGCCGTCTTGCAGGGAAATGGGTTTGCTCGCGGGCTGGAAGTATTTATCCGGCGAAGTAGCGGACTTCTGACGGGCTGGCTCAGCTACACGTTTTCCCAGACCCGCTACCTCATCGCCGGAGCCAGCCCGTCAGAAACGGTAAACAATGGTCAGTATTACCCCGCTGGTCATGACCGGCCGCACGTTCTGAATGCCGTACTTAACTACAAACTAAATTCCCGAGTGAGCCTGTCGTTAAACGGCATCTATAACTCGGGGCGTCCCGTAACGTATCCGGTTGCCAAGATTTATGTCGGCAACCGCATCGTCCCCTATTATACAGATCGCAATCAAAGCCGCCTTCCCGATTACTTGCGTGCCGATATTAGTCTGACGATCAGCAACCCACGTGGGAGCGGGCGACGGTTTGAAAGCGACTGGAATTTCTCACTTTACAACATGCTGGGTCGTCGCAACGCTTATTCCATTTATGTGCAGACTACCCCACGATACGCCGACTACTACAATATAGTGACCGCTTATAAATTCTCCGTCTTGGGCGCAGTCATTCCGTCCATAAGTTATACTATTCGCCTATGA
- a CDS encoding hypothetical protein (KEGG: lch:Lcho_3567 hypothetical protein) translates to MHINISTLLDVAIGLVFIFFVFSIFVSGIVELINSLIEQRARLLRIALDKLLGQALANDFFDHQLTKIKQQRFAGFLKPINYLSAESFSTVLIDLLTRSAGPVPPGLKPTEATFDKIKQLSSQPDAEKFKAVIDLIEPILAKSDNFQTFKSELEKWYDGYMEQVSGWFKRYAQGVVWGVSIAVTLVLNVDTIHLTNQLFNDNGLRDRLVEAAVKTTANGGASFNKDAAFLSQLAQYDSNLVTKDALDSEKIQIKPSLTGADSLVVQAVYVDFVKSRVADLKLPVGWVLTGKQGPWLPGQDHLVALLGWVLSAAALSFGAPFWFDLLLKLVNIRNTARRPPGNAGSGK, encoded by the coding sequence ATGCACATTAACATCTCTACACTGCTCGATGTTGCCATTGGGCTCGTTTTCATCTTTTTCGTTTTTAGCATTTTTGTCTCGGGAATTGTTGAATTAATCAACAGCCTGATCGAGCAACGGGCGAGGCTGCTCCGCATCGCGCTGGATAAATTACTGGGGCAAGCCCTGGCAAACGATTTTTTTGACCATCAGCTTACAAAAATCAAGCAGCAACGGTTTGCCGGTTTCCTGAAGCCCATTAACTACCTCTCTGCTGAGTCCTTTTCAACGGTGCTGATTGACTTATTAACCCGCTCGGCTGGCCCGGTGCCGCCGGGACTAAAGCCCACAGAAGCGACGTTTGACAAAATAAAACAACTCAGCAGCCAACCCGATGCCGAAAAATTTAAGGCCGTCATTGACTTGATTGAACCCATACTGGCCAAATCCGACAACTTTCAGACGTTTAAATCGGAGCTGGAAAAATGGTATGACGGCTACATGGAGCAAGTGTCGGGCTGGTTTAAGCGCTACGCACAGGGCGTGGTTTGGGGTGTTTCTATTGCCGTAACCTTGGTGCTGAATGTCGATACCATTCACCTCACCAATCAGCTCTTCAACGACAACGGTCTGCGAGATCGATTGGTAGAGGCCGCCGTAAAAACGACGGCGAATGGGGGCGCATCCTTTAATAAAGATGCTGCTTTTTTAAGCCAGCTTGCTCAGTACGACTCCAATCTTGTTACAAAAGACGCTCTTGACAGCGAGAAGATCCAGATCAAACCATCGCTAACGGGTGCTGACAGCCTTGTGGTGCAGGCGGTCTATGTCGATTTTGTGAAAAGTCGGGTAGCCGATCTTAAGTTGCCGGTTGGCTGGGTGCTTACCGGTAAACAAGGCCCCTGGTTACCGGGGCAGGATCATCTCGTCGCGTTGTTAGGCTGGGTGCTATCGGCTGCAGCTCTTTCGTTTGGGGCTCCGTTCTGGTTCGATCTGTTGCTCAAACTGGTCAATATCCGCAATACGGCCCGTCGCCCGCCCGGCAATGCCGGTTCGGGCAAATGA
- a CDS encoding Xylose isomerase domain protein TIM barrel (PFAM: Xylose isomerase domain protein TIM barrel~KEGG: mlo:mlr1887 hypothetical protein), whose amino-acid sequence MLNLGFVSAILADYDLNSVLKFASEHQFKCVELMCWPSGNADVRRYAGVTHIDVDNLNVAQIHDLTRQYRVSISGLGYYPNPLDPNPEQAEFYREHIQKIIRAAARLGVPVVNTFIGRNPSLSITDNLKLYAEHWPAIVKEAEACNVKIGIENCPMWFTDDEWPGGKNLATTPAIWDRMFEIIPSRALGLNYDPSHLIWQMMDEVKPIYDYRDRLHHIHLKDVKLYRDKLNRVGIMANPLEYHSPKLPGLGDVRWRDFFAALTDVRYRGPVCIEVEDKAYESHPEDVKTAILTARNYLRQFLVL is encoded by the coding sequence ATGCTTAACCTTGGATTTGTTTCGGCTATTCTAGCTGATTATGACCTCAACAGCGTGTTAAAGTTTGCCTCAGAGCATCAATTTAAATGCGTTGAACTGATGTGCTGGCCATCCGGCAATGCCGATGTACGTCGGTATGCTGGGGTGACGCATATTGACGTCGATAACCTGAATGTCGCCCAGATTCATGACCTGACCCGCCAGTATCGCGTGTCGATTTCAGGCCTGGGTTATTATCCTAACCCGCTCGACCCAAACCCGGAACAGGCCGAGTTTTACCGGGAACATATCCAAAAAATTATTCGGGCGGCTGCCCGGCTCGGCGTTCCGGTGGTGAATACATTCATCGGCCGGAATCCATCGCTGAGTATTACTGATAACCTTAAACTATATGCCGAGCACTGGCCCGCTATTGTGAAAGAAGCGGAAGCCTGCAACGTCAAAATCGGCATCGAAAACTGCCCGATGTGGTTCACGGACGATGAGTGGCCGGGCGGCAAAAACCTCGCGACCACCCCCGCCATCTGGGACCGGATGTTCGAGATTATCCCCTCGCGGGCGCTAGGCCTCAACTACGACCCAAGCCACCTGATCTGGCAGATGATGGACGAAGTAAAACCCATTTACGACTATCGTGACCGGCTGCACCATATCCACCTGAAAGACGTAAAACTGTACCGCGATAAATTGAACCGGGTGGGCATTATGGCCAATCCGCTGGAATACCACTCACCCAAATTGCCCGGCCTGGGCGATGTTCGCTGGCGTGACTTTTTTGCTGCTCTGACCGACGTTCGTTACCGGGGCCCGGTTTGCATCGAGGTGGAAGATAAGGCCTACGAAAGCCATCCGGAAGATGTGAAAACCGCCATCCTGACCGCCCGAAATTACCTACGTCAGTTTCTGGTATTGTAA
- a CDS encoding phosphoesterase PA-phosphatase related protein (PFAM: phosphoesterase PA-phosphatase related~SMART: phosphoesterase PA-phosphatase related~KEGG: bba:Bd2432 hypothetical protein): MIDALNQLDIRFFLWLNGRYLPWLDPIMIWITERNSWIPFYALLIGWLIYQYRRQAAGFILTIIVSVALADQVASSIIKPLTHRLRPCHELSLQKLIHPVLECGGQYGFCSSHASTTFALATSLWLMLGKAHTWLRWGFLWAAVVSYSRIYVAAHYPLDVLAGTGVGVLAAAISVTGLRKWQDRSGSRKIA, translated from the coding sequence ATGATCGACGCACTTAATCAACTGGACATCCGGTTCTTTCTCTGGCTGAATGGCCGTTATCTGCCCTGGCTCGATCCAATCATGATCTGGATCACGGAACGAAACAGTTGGATTCCCTTTTATGCGCTCCTGATTGGCTGGCTGATTTATCAATATCGCAGGCAGGCGGCTGGGTTCATTTTAACCATTATCGTGTCGGTTGCCCTGGCCGATCAGGTGGCGTCTTCGATCATTAAGCCCCTCACCCATCGGTTGCGGCCCTGCCATGAGCTATCTCTTCAAAAACTAATCCATCCGGTGCTTGAGTGTGGCGGGCAGTACGGTTTCTGCTCGTCGCACGCATCAACCACGTTTGCGCTGGCAACCAGCCTTTGGCTGATGTTGGGGAAAGCACATACCTGGCTGCGGTGGGGATTTTTATGGGCTGCCGTCGTTTCTTACAGTCGGATTTACGTGGCCGCTCATTACCCACTCGATGTTCTGGCGGGCACCGGCGTTGGCGTACTGGCAGCCGCCATCAGTGTAACAGGTCTTAGAAAATGGCAGGATCGGTCCGGAAGCCGTAAAATAGCTTGA
- a CDS encoding glycosyl transferase family 2 (PFAM: glycosyl transferase family 2~KEGG: rpd:RPD_0578 glycosyl transferase family protein), producing the protein MQTYPTEINGTPGNQFLFSKTSPSSTLRVSVIVPVRNEAHHLADTLDALRNQYDANNIPLDPACYEVLLLANNCIDSSYEVATRYQDQYSEFSLHIAQVHLQPAKANIGTVRRLLMDEAYRRLTSSGQPNGIIASTDGDTIVDGQWVHSIMVEIANGNDAVGGRILTHPDQSQVRLYHLRDVMYRTLVAKAEAQFDPSLHDPWPRHFQHFGASIAVTCRMYDRVGRLPEKPFLEDEAFYRALIRMDAKVRKSPLVKVYTSTRTQGRVAVGFSEQLRYWSTMTETNQCQLAQPAEAVITQLRNRQQLRVCWQQRTHSIQLPLLQRIANELLIDFDWLAAEIRQNSFFGSLWEKVEEKMLMGAWATRWQPVLITKAIQDLRAYLAS; encoded by the coding sequence ATGCAAACGTATCCAACGGAGATTAACGGCACACCTGGCAACCAGTTTTTATTCAGTAAAACATCGCCTTCATCAACGCTGCGAGTAAGTGTCATTGTGCCGGTACGGAACGAAGCGCACCATTTAGCCGACACACTCGATGCGCTGCGTAACCAGTACGATGCCAACAACATACCGCTTGATCCGGCTTGCTACGAAGTGCTTTTACTGGCCAACAACTGTATCGACAGTTCGTACGAGGTTGCCACCCGGTATCAGGATCAGTACTCTGAATTTTCGCTTCACATCGCTCAGGTTCATTTACAACCGGCCAAAGCAAATATTGGTACGGTAAGGCGATTACTTATGGATGAAGCCTACCGGCGGTTAACCAGCAGCGGTCAGCCAAACGGTATTATTGCATCGACCGACGGTGACACGATTGTCGACGGTCAGTGGGTGCATAGTATTATGGTTGAGATTGCAAATGGCAATGATGCCGTTGGTGGGCGTATTCTTACCCATCCCGATCAGAGTCAGGTACGGCTATACCACCTGCGCGATGTCATGTACCGGACCTTAGTAGCCAAGGCCGAAGCCCAGTTCGACCCTAGCTTACACGATCCCTGGCCCCGGCATTTTCAGCATTTCGGGGCCAGCATTGCGGTTACCTGCCGGATGTATGATCGGGTGGGCCGACTGCCGGAGAAACCTTTTTTGGAAGACGAAGCCTTCTATCGGGCGTTGATTCGGATGGATGCCAAAGTTCGGAAAAGTCCCCTCGTTAAAGTGTACACTTCCACCCGAACGCAGGGCCGGGTGGCCGTTGGTTTTTCGGAGCAGCTTCGGTACTGGTCGACCATGACAGAAACCAATCAATGCCAGTTGGCACAACCCGCCGAAGCAGTTATTACCCAGCTTCGTAACCGCCAGCAGCTACGGGTATGCTGGCAGCAGCGAACGCACTCAATTCAGCTCCCTTTATTACAACGTATTGCCAACGAATTACTGATCGACTTCGACTGGCTGGCAGCAGAAATCAGACAAAACAGCTTCTTTGGGTCTCTGTGGGAAAAAGTTGAAGAGAAGATGCTGATGGGAGCCTGGGCAACCCGCTGGCAACCCGTTTTAATCACAAAAGCGATTCAGGATCTGCGCGCTTATCTGGCCTCCTGA
- a CDS encoding Methyltransferase type 12 (PFAM: Methyltransferase type 12; Methyltransferase type 11; NodS family protein~KEGG: psp:PSPPH_2240 hypothetical protein), with the protein MPAPSLNTTYFDDVYRANDDPWSFETSSYERAKYEATLAALPRERYTNAFEIGCSIGVLSQLLASRCDALLAVDASDLPLKTARARLEPYKHVTVRQMSIPNEFPEGQFDLILLSEVGYYLAMEDLQRARRKMLDQLTKNGHLLLVHWTPVVHDYPLTGDQVHETFMAMAGPDKPLKHLLNQHEETYRLDLFQKI; encoded by the coding sequence ATGCCAGCGCCCAGCCTGAATACCACGTATTTCGATGATGTTTATCGGGCCAATGATGACCCGTGGTCCTTTGAAACCAGCTCATACGAACGGGCGAAATACGAGGCTACACTGGCGGCATTGCCACGCGAACGCTATACAAATGCCTTTGAAATAGGGTGCTCCATAGGGGTACTCAGTCAACTGCTCGCAAGCCGGTGTGATGCCTTGTTAGCGGTCGATGCCAGTGACCTCCCTTTAAAAACGGCCCGTGCCCGACTGGAACCTTACAAGCACGTGACTGTCCGGCAAATGAGCATTCCGAATGAGTTTCCTGAAGGGCAATTTGATTTGATTTTGCTTTCGGAAGTGGGGTATTATCTGGCAATGGAGGATCTGCAACGGGCTCGCCGTAAAATGCTCGACCAGTTGACCAAGAACGGCCACTTGTTATTGGTTCACTGGACGCCGGTTGTTCATGATTATCCATTAACGGGTGATCAGGTTCACGAAACGTTCATGGCAATGGCGGGTCCTGATAAGCCACTAAAGCACCTGCTTAACCAGCACGAGGAAACGTATCGACTCGATTTGTTCCAGAAGATTTAA
- a CDS encoding LmbE family protein (PFAM: LmbE family protein~KEGG: msl:Msil_3594 LmbE family protein) has protein sequence MNSGIDKAHILDELARTADLDTLGDTLVVAPHPDDESLGCGGTIAQLCQRGYAVHVLFISDGTMSHPKSMSYPADRLRQVREQEALDALRILGVPRENVIFMRQKDTQVAMPNSLYFSNAVDCIHDLLLIYRPTTVLVPWRRDPHRDHRATWHQLAAAVDKLEDKPRVLEYLIWLWELGTEQDMPEKNEMLAWRVPIESVMDLRNRAISAHRSQVSRMIDDDPTAFYLSPELLEHFKEPRELFLEEPKHEPHYASAQPEYHVFR, from the coding sequence ATGAACTCTGGGATTGATAAAGCGCATATACTGGACGAGTTAGCCCGTACGGCAGATCTCGATACCCTTGGCGATACACTGGTAGTTGCTCCACATCCGGATGACGAATCGCTGGGTTGCGGGGGCACAATTGCCCAATTGTGCCAACGGGGTTATGCCGTACATGTGTTGTTTATCAGTGACGGCACTATGTCGCATCCTAAATCAATGAGCTACCCGGCCGATCGGCTCCGGCAAGTGCGCGAACAGGAAGCGCTGGACGCGCTGCGTATTTTGGGGGTGCCGCGTGAGAATGTCATTTTCATGCGACAAAAAGATACGCAGGTGGCCATGCCTAACAGTCTGTATTTCAGTAATGCGGTCGACTGTATTCATGACCTTTTGCTGATTTACCGGCCAACAACGGTGCTCGTCCCCTGGCGACGTGACCCTCACCGTGACCACAGGGCAACCTGGCATCAACTGGCGGCAGCTGTTGACAAGCTTGAGGATAAGCCTCGCGTGCTCGAATACCTTATCTGGTTATGGGAACTGGGTACGGAGCAGGATATGCCGGAAAAAAATGAAATGCTGGCCTGGCGTGTTCCAATCGAATCGGTAATGGACCTGCGGAATCGGGCTATTTCGGCGCACCGCTCGCAGGTAAGCCGGATGATTGACGACGATCCAACTGCTTTTTATCTGTCTCCCGAGTTACTGGAGCATTTTAAAGAGCCAAGAGAATTGTTTCTGGAAGAACCTAAGCACGAACCTCATTATGCCAGCGCCCAGCCTGAATACCACGTATTTCGATGA
- a CDS encoding Acyl-CoA dehydrogenase type 2 domain protein (PFAM: Acyl-CoA dehydrogenase type 2 domain~KEGG: mpo:Mpop_0138 cyclic nucleotide-binding protein) yields the protein MEGPTTTLVIDSIPKPPTRIDSSQLTELLARIYAVAGETDDEKKFPEKAFQWLANAGLLAVTLPGHQLDQQLPRTTGLLQLLKRIGAANLSVGRVYEGHINALSLIQHYAKPMQKKTWFADVNQHNRLFSVWNTQANDGVKIHFIGNGRYRLEGSKTFCSGAGCIQRPLVTGQLVGAPKEGWQMCIIPTERVSEIPQDDRFWQPLGMRASISYKLDFTGVELDEEDLLGQPDDYYRQPYFSGGAIRFAAVQLGGAEALFDATRSFLASMGRTDDAFQRMRLAEMACLIESGNQWLNTAGMKADEWLSNGTNADKLVAYANMTRTSIEEICLRMMPLAERSVGARGLMRPLPFERIHRDLTFYLRQPAPDATLIDIGRFVIDNQVNAHELWD from the coding sequence ATGGAAGGTCCCACTACTACCCTGGTAATAGATTCTATACCAAAACCGCCGACGCGTATCGATTCAAGTCAGTTAACGGAGTTGCTCGCCCGGATTTATGCAGTTGCCGGCGAAACCGACGACGAGAAAAAATTCCCGGAAAAAGCGTTCCAGTGGCTGGCAAACGCCGGTTTGCTGGCTGTCACGCTGCCCGGACATCAACTTGACCAGCAACTACCCAGAACGACCGGCCTGTTGCAGTTATTGAAGCGAATCGGTGCGGCTAATCTGTCGGTTGGACGGGTGTATGAAGGCCATATCAATGCTTTGAGCCTAATCCAGCATTATGCCAAACCAATGCAAAAAAAAACATGGTTTGCCGATGTAAATCAACATAACCGCTTGTTCAGCGTCTGGAACACCCAGGCTAACGACGGGGTAAAAATTCACTTTATTGGTAATGGCCGGTATCGGCTGGAGGGTTCTAAAACCTTTTGCTCCGGAGCAGGGTGCATCCAGCGGCCACTCGTAACGGGACAGTTGGTGGGCGCTCCGAAAGAGGGCTGGCAGATGTGCATAATTCCGACCGAGCGCGTATCGGAAATTCCGCAGGATGACCGGTTCTGGCAGCCCCTGGGAATGCGGGCATCAATCAGTTATAAGCTCGACTTTACCGGAGTTGAACTGGATGAAGAGGATTTGTTGGGGCAACCCGACGACTATTATCGACAACCCTATTTCAGCGGGGGAGCGATCCGGTTTGCGGCTGTTCAACTGGGTGGGGCAGAGGCTCTATTTGATGCAACACGGTCGTTTCTGGCATCGATGGGCCGTACCGACGATGCGTTTCAACGGATGCGTCTGGCCGAAATGGCCTGCCTGATTGAATCGGGGAATCAATGGCTCAATACCGCAGGCATGAAAGCCGATGAATGGCTAAGTAACGGAACCAACGCTGATAAACTAGTCGCTTACGCAAACATGACCCGGACAAGTATTGAAGAAATCTGTCTACGGATGATGCCTCTCGCCGAACGCTCGGTAGGGGCTCGTGGGCTGATGCGCCCGCTGCCCTTCGAGCGAATTCACCGCGACCTGACGTTTTACCTCCGGCAACCCGCACCCGATGCCACTCTGATTGATATTGGTCGATTTGTTATTGATAACCAAGTGAATGCACATGAACTCTGGGATTGA
- a CDS encoding ribose-phosphate pyrophosphokinase (KEGG: cjr:CJE0996 ribose-phosphate pyrophosphokinase~TIGRFAM: ribose-phosphate pyrophosphokinase~PFAM: phosphoribosyltransferase) — MASFNPVKIFSGSQSTYLAEKIAHYYGKDLGGYTCRRFSDGEMSPSFEESVRGCDVFLIQSTPPPGDNLLELMLMVDAARRASAHYVTVVIPYFGYARQDRKDKPRVSIAAKLVANMLAASGVDRLMTIDLHAGQIQGFFDFPVDHLEGTSVFVPYIRSLNLENLVVASPDVGGANRARTFAKHFNADIVLCDKHRKRANEIASMQVIGDVEGANVVLVDDLIDTGGTMAKAAQIILDKGALSVRAVCTHPIMSGKAHENIANSVLEELVVADTLPLKQTNEKIRVLSVAELFAKAIGRIRDHESISSLFIKY, encoded by the coding sequence ATGGCTTCGTTTAACCCCGTCAAGATTTTTTCTGGTAGTCAATCCACATATCTGGCAGAAAAAATTGCTCACTATTACGGTAAAGACTTAGGTGGTTATACCTGTCGGCGGTTCAGTGATGGCGAAATGTCACCCAGTTTTGAAGAATCCGTTCGGGGCTGCGATGTATTTCTCATTCAGTCGACACCTCCTCCCGGCGATAATCTGCTGGAGTTGATGCTGATGGTCGATGCCGCCCGGCGTGCGTCGGCTCACTACGTAACGGTGGTGATCCCTTATTTCGGATACGCCCGGCAGGATCGTAAAGACAAGCCCAGGGTATCTATTGCAGCTAAGCTGGTTGCCAACATGCTGGCAGCATCGGGTGTTGACCGGTTAATGACCATTGACCTTCATGCCGGGCAGATTCAGGGCTTTTTCGACTTCCCGGTCGACCATCTGGAAGGCACTTCGGTTTTCGTGCCGTACATCCGGAGTCTAAATCTGGAAAACCTGGTCGTAGCGTCGCCGGATGTGGGTGGTGCTAATCGCGCCCGTACATTCGCCAAGCACTTCAACGCCGATATTGTCCTGTGCGACAAACACCGCAAACGGGCCAATGAAATTGCGTCCATGCAGGTTATCGGCGATGTGGAAGGGGCCAATGTCGTATTGGTGGATGACCTGATCGACACGGGTGGCACCATGGCGAAAGCCGCCCAGATCATTCTGGACAAAGGAGCTTTATCGGTACGGGCGGTGTGTACGCACCCCATCATGTCGGGTAAAGCTCACGAAAACATTGCTAATTCGGTGTTGGAGGAATTAGTTGTTGCGGATACCCTGCCCTTGAAGCAGACCAACGAAAAAATCAGAGTGCTGTCGGTGGCCGAGTTATTTGCCAAAGCCATCGGACGCATTCGCGACCACGAATCTATTAGTTCACTGTTTATAAAATACTGA